A window of Roseiflexus castenholzii DSM 13941 genomic DNA:
ACGCTGGCGCTCCTGCGCCGCCAGTTCCGCCCCGGTGGGGATCAGGTTGCCGTCCCGGTCGCACCAGCGCAGCCAGACCGCCTGCACTCCTTCGTACTCCCCGTCCCACAGGCGCGCCCCCAGCCCGACGTCGGGCAGGATGGGGCTGTCGCACGGCGTGTAGGTTCGTCCGCGCAACTCGTAGCAGTGCAGCAGTTCCGTTCCCAGGAGGCGCTGCGGGTCGAAGACGAGGCAGTAGCCGACGCCGAGTTGGACATACCGCGTCCGTTTGCGGTCGAGTTCGCCGCCCTCGCGGTTGGAGACGATCTCCACCACCACGTCGGGCGGCTTGGCGAAGCGCCAGATGAAATACGAGCGGTTGGGCTTGGGCCAGAGGTCGTCGGCGAGGCGCACGTCCAGGCTGAGCAGGGCGTCGGGGACGATGGCCGGCTCGCCTTCGCCGAAGAAGATGCCGACATTGGCGGCGGCGAGGAGGGGGCGTCCGAGGCGCGCGGCGACGTCGGCGCTGTAGAGCGGCTCGGTCAGCAGGCGCTGTTGCTTTTCGGAGAAGAAGTTGTCCACCGGCGCGTCGTCCTCGGTGATGAACCGGTCATAATCCGGCAGATACTCCGGCGGCGGCGGTTGGGCGGGGTCCACCTCCGGCATAGTCACAGGCGTCGTCATCGTGTCTCCTCCTGGCGCTGCGCGCTTAGGAACATTGTAGCACGTTCGCCGCGCTGACGGCACGTTGGCGTGCTGTTTTGGACGCCAGTTGTTCAAACATGGGCAGGTACTGCTGCGCCACTGCTTCCCACGACATCCGTTCCGCCCGCTGCCGCGACGCGGCGCCCATCTGCCGCAGATAATCACGGTTCGCGGCGAGATACGTCAGGTGTTGTGTCAACGTCTCGACATCGCTCCAGGCGAAGGTCAGCCCGTTTACACCTTCCTGCACCAGCTCTGTAGTTCCGCCGGTGCGCGTGACCACAAGCGGCAACCCGGCAGCCATAGCCTCGAGTGTCGCCACGCTCATTCCCTCATTGTACGATGGCAGCACAAATACGTCGGCATTCGCATAGTGTTCGGCAATCCGCTCGCGCGGCACATACCCTGCGAAGGTCACCAGATCGGCGACGTGCAGGCGCTCCGCTTCGGCGCGGTAAGTCTGTTCAGCATCGCCGGTTCCAACGAACTCGACGGTTGCTGCCACGCCGGCGTCGCGCAGACGGCGCAACGCGGCGATGAGATGACGCTGTCCTTTGCGCTCAATCAGGCGCGCCACGCAGATGATGCGCAATGGACCGTGCGGGCGCAGCGACGCGATGTGAAATGCCGCAACATCAACCCCGTTCGGCACAAGCATTGGGGTGATTGTAGGGTCAACGGCGCGGATCATGGCGGCTTCGCCGTCGCACTTTGCCACCACCAGGCGCGCATTGCGCCACACCGCGCGGATGAACGGCGTCAGCAGCGGGTATAGCCAGCCGTACCGCTCCTCGAAGCCGGGAATGTCCGGTCCGCACACCCGCACCAGGTAGGGCAATCCGGTCAGGCGGCGGAGCGCCAACGCCACGCCGCCGGCAGGAACGGCGCTCCAGGCGAAGCAGAAGTCGTAAGGCATCGCGCGGTGTCGTGCCAGCGCAACAGGCGACACCGCAGCCGCATAGGTCAGCAACTCACGGTTCGACGAGTGGTGCAGATCGCGGTTATTGACCGGAACCTTATAGATCTGAATGCGTTCGCTGAACTGCTCACGTTCCGGTCTGCTTCCCAATGCTGCCGTGAACAGATCGATCTCCAGACCGGCGACACGGGCGAAACGCTGCAACAGCGCCTTGTTGACCGTGCCTGTGCCTCCGCCGAGCGGCGGAAACTCATTATTGAGCATGAGAATGCGCATCGTGCCGTCTCTCTTGACAGAGATCATAGAGAACGCACCCCAACGCAGGCAGGAACAATACCGGAACCGACCAGGCCGGACGAGTCTGTAGCCCGACGCCGAAATCGAAAAGCGGCACAGTCCAGCTTAATGCCGTCAGAACGAACGCATGGCGACTCAAGCGAGGTATCAGCCAGAGCGCCACCAGGTCGTACACTCCGCGAAACGGCAGCACCGACATCGCCAGGAGCAAACGGGCGCGATCATCTTGCCAGCGCAGCAGCGCAAGCGCCAGAAAAGGACCGAACGGTAGCGTCAGCAGGGGTGTTATGTTCTGATACTCTCGCGTCATTCCAAGCCAGCGCAGGGGCCAGGAGGGGTAAATCAGCAACGATACGAGAAGCGTGCCGCCTGCCAGCGTTACGCCGGTCCATGTCAGACGATTCAGCGCCACAGGCAATGCGATATTCGGCTTGACCAGCGCCAGGAGCGGCGCCAGCGCCGGGAAAAACCACGCTGCGGCAATGAGCGGTGACCATTGAGCAAACATCAAGGCATAGATGTATGGAAATGACGCAAAGATGGACAGTCGCCACGGTTCATTGGCGCGCAGAATGCCATACGCCAACAACCCCGACGATCCGCCAAAGAAGAGCGCCGCTGCCAGGGGTTTGGGCAATGCCACAAACGGCAATCCGAACAGAGCGACAGGCAGCGGATATGGCACTTTGAGCGATGATGCTTCAAAGTCGTAGGGATCACGCCCCTGAAAAAGGGCGGTCGCCGTATCAAGCGCCCAGTTGAAATCGCCCGGACCCGGGTAATACATTGGCAGCGTTCTGAATCGGTAACACAACACAGCCGCAGCGCTCCCAATCATTATCGCAAGCAGCACCTGGCGATACCAGCGAACACTGTACCAGGTCTGCCACATCCATCCTTGATGTCTTGCAATAGAGCGCAGATTCATTTGACTCTCAGTCCTCACGCCGAATCGCAATCTACACGATGTTCGAGCGCCCGGTTCACTTGGGGATGAGCAGTGTACATTGGCAGTGCAGCATTGTACGAATGACCGTGCATGAGTATCGGTTCTCAGTTCTTGATTCTCATACTACCTTGCGGTCAGTCATACACGATGTTCGAGCGCCCGGTTCGCAAGGCGTAACAACCTGATAATGTCTCGGCATCAGCAGCCCCAAGGGGGCTTACACTTGCGGTGAGCGCAGTCGAACCGCGTGCCTCAGCGAGGGCTTTCGCCCGCAGCACCCTGGCAGTATTGTACGAATGACCGCGCATTGGTATCAGTTCTCAGTTCTGGGTTCTCAGTTCTCGGTTCTCAGTTCTCCGGTTCTACTCCCCGCCAACCACCCGCCGCACCACATACAACGGACGCTGTTTGACCTCCTCGAAAATGCGCCCCACATACTCACCGATGACGCCGATGGTAATCAGCTGAATGCCGGACAGGAAGAAAATCGCCACGATCAGGGTCGGGAATCCAGGCGGGGTCAGCCCGAACGCGATGCGCTGCACGGCGTACACGATTGCCAGCGCTATCGAGATCGTCGAGACGAGAAAGCCGAGCATCGTGATAATCCGCAGTGGAACGAAACTGAACGACACAATCCCATCGAGCGCCAGATAGGTTAACCGACTC
This region includes:
- a CDS encoding Uma2 family endonuclease is translated as MTTPVTMPEVDPAQPPPPEYLPDYDRFITEDDAPVDNFFSEKQQRLLTEPLYSADVAARLGRPLLAAANVGIFFGEGEPAIVPDALLSLDVRLADDLWPKPNRSYFIWRFAKPPDVVVEIVSNREGGELDRKRTRYVQLGVGYCLVFDPQRLLGTELLHCYELRGRTYTPCDSPILPDVGLGARLWDGEYEGVQAVWLRWCDRDGNLIPTGAELAAQERQRAEVERQRAEAERQRAERLAARLRALGIDPDAEA
- a CDS encoding glycosyltransferase family 4 protein, with the protein product MRILMLNNEFPPLGGGTGTVNKALLQRFARVAGLEIDLFTAALGSRPEREQFSERIQIYKVPVNNRDLHHSSNRELLTYAAAVSPVALARHRAMPYDFCFAWSAVPAGGVALALRRLTGLPYLVRVCGPDIPGFEERYGWLYPLLTPFIRAVWRNARLVVAKCDGEAAMIRAVDPTITPMLVPNGVDVAAFHIASLRPHGPLRIICVARLIERKGQRHLIAALRRLRDAGVAATVEFVGTGDAEQTYRAEAERLHVADLVTFAGYVPRERIAEHYANADVFVLPSYNEGMSVATLEAMAAGLPLVVTRTGGTTELVQEGVNGLTFAWSDVETLTQHLTYLAANRDYLRQMGAASRQRAERMSWEAVAQQYLPMFEQLASKTARQRAVSAANVLQCS